GCGTCGCCAAGGCCTCGCGGACCACTTTGACAATGTTAGCTTTCGAGATTCCCTCCAGATCGAACAGTTCGTCCGTCTTTCCACTCCGAGGACGAACAGTAACCGCCAAAGATCGAATCGGAGTTGGTTGGTCCGACAACGCCGCCGTGACCGCCTCTCCGATTCCACCGGCGGCGAAATGATCTTCCACGGTTATAAGCAACGAGGTCTCTTCGGAAGCCACACGCAACGTGTCTAAATCGAGTGGCTGGATCGAGTACAAATCGATCACTCGCACTGCCAGACCATCGGCCCGCAATTCTTCCTCGGCGGCCAGGCATTGATGTAATGTCGCCCCTGCTGAGATCAAGGTCACTTCGTCGTCGTCCGATTCCCGCAAGGTTTTGCTGCCACCGATCGGGAACTGTTCCTTGTCGTCATAGATCACCGGCAGCTTGCCCCGCGTTGTCCGGAGATATCCGATGCCTTCGGAATTTGCCAGCTGCTCTACACAGCGTTCTGTCGCGACCGCATCGCAAGGATAAAGGATCGCGGCATCCATGATCGTTCGGAACATCGCCAGATCCTCGAGCCCCATTTGGGAAGGGCCATCTGGTCCAATTTCCACGCCAGCATGCGATCCGACAAACTTCAAGTTCGGATTCGAGTAACGTGCCATCCGAATCTGATCAAATGCCCGTGTCAGAAATGCCGCAAATGTTGAGACGAAGGGAACTCTTCCCCGGAGCGCCATCCCTAGTGCTGTCCCCACCATGTTCTGCTCGGCGATAAACATCTCGAAGTATCGCTCAGGGTACTTCTCTTGAAAAAACTCGGCCCGCGTCGAATTTGAGACCTCACCATCGAGAGCGACAAGATCCATTCGGCTGTCCCCCAATCTCGCCAGGGCATTGCCATACGCGGTCCGGGTCGCCACCTGTTCCCCTCTTTCGTAATGAAAAGAAGGGGGATCACTCGCTTGAATCTTAGGGAATTCGGCGCGCTGAGGTTCCTTCAACTCGCCTCGCACATCGGGGATTTCGCCAAGTTCCCGTAACGCTTCGGCCAACTGGTCGTCGTCGAGTGTCTTTCCATGCCAGCCGTTTTCATTCTCCAGGAATGACACTCCCTTTCCCTTGATCGTGCGCGCGATGATCATCGTCGGGCGATCCGTCAGTTCGGCTGCCTGGCGATAGGCTTTGCTCACTTCGCCGATATCGTGACCGTTTGGGATCAAAATCGTATTCCAGCCGAATGCATCCAAGCGGCGACGGTAGACATCGAGGTGATAGCCTTCCATCGTTTCTCCCCGCTGCCCAAGCCGATTGACATCAAGAATGCCAATGAGGTTGTTCAGTCGGTAGTGCGCAGCGATCTCGATTGCTTCCCACTGCGATCCCTCCGCCAGTTCACTGTCGCCGATCAGCACATAGGTGCGATACGGAAGCTGATCGAGATACTTAGCGGCCAACGCCATACCGGCACCGATAGAAAGCCCCTGGCCAAGCGAGCCAGTCGCCGCTTCTGTGTAAGCAAAACGTGACGTGGGATGCCCTTCCAACACGCTATCGAATTGTCGGTAGGTCATCAGATCGTCTTCGTCGATCGCGTCTGCCGCACACCATAACGCGTAAAAGAGGGGTGAGGCATGACCTTTGGAGAAGATCAAGCGATCGTTATTGGCGTACTGAGGGTGGTCGATGTCGTAGCGGAAGTTCCCATCGAAGAACAACGCGACCATCAATTCCACTGCCGATAGGGAAGAGGTCGGGTGCCCGGAACCGGCCCGGTGCGTGGAATTCAAAATCCACTTACGTATGTTCGACGCGATCTGAGTTTGTTGGTCAGAGGAGGCGGGGACGATCATGTCTGGCTCCCTTTCATCAGAAGAAAGTGATGTGCGAATGTCGTTCACCGTAGAAACGCCGCAAGTCATATGCCGCGACGGGGATCGATCGCCCTGGAAAAGGAAGGTCGCGGCGGCTAAGTCGTGTCGGGCAATAGAGGAACGAAATGAACACGCCCGAAGTTTTCCCGTTCGTAGCGATCCTTATCTACCTTACGTATTCGCACCAAAGCCAGCGAATCTGGTTTGGAACCGAGCGGTATGACCAATCGGCCACCGATCGCCAGTTGATCAAGCAACGCACTGGGCACGTGATCGCCGCCGGCGGCAACGCTGATCGCGTCGTAGGGTGATTCAGCTGGCCAACCTTTGATTCCGTCTCCGAAACGAACGTGAACATTCCTGATGTCTAGTTGGCGAATGGTCTCTGCTGCCGTGATCGCCAGGTCGGTGATCCGCTCGACGGTGAAGACCTCGCCGCAGAGATTGCCGAGCACCGTGGCGGCATACCCGCTGCCGGTCCCGACTTCGAGCACGCAATCCTCTGGTTTCAGCTCAAGCACTTGTGCCATCAACGCAACGATGAGTGGCTGCGAGATCGTTTGCTTGTGCGTCAGTGGTAAGGCCGAGTCGGCGTAGGCATCTTCGCGGAAGTCTGGCAGCACGAACGCTTCGCGCGGGACATCTCGCATGGCCTTAAGGACGCGTGGAGAGGTGATGCCGCGCTGTTGCAATTGCGATAGCATCAAGTCACGCTGCTGGTCTAGATCCATGATGCCCCTCCAATCCGCGATTGCCCATGGATTGGAGTGTGGTGCAATTCAGCATGAAATGCAAATGCCAGGGCCCGCCAGGCCCATAGAAACGGCGTCTGCAATCAATGATCGAGAATGAACTCGTTGCTATTAAGCAGCGCCCACCAGATATCTTGCAGGGCGGTTGCCTCGTTCTGGCGATTGTTGAGGATCTCTTTGATGGCGACCGATTCCTTCTTTGTCGGACGACGCGAGAGGGCTGCCAGGAACAAGTGATCGATCTTTTCCTGGGCCGACATCTTCGAGGCGGTCACCTTCTTCAGCACGGCGGCCTGGGCGTCGGTGGCTTGCTTCATCAGGCCACCGTTCATCAGCAGCAGCGACTGCGTAATGCCCCCGTCGAGCGACGATGTCTCGCTGTCTTCATCGTCGCCCATCTTCTGATTGACCTGGCCGAGCCACGAGTGGCGATCGTCCAGCGAAGCGATGATCGGGCTTCCCTCAGTCGGCGAGCTCTTAGCCAGCATCTGCAGCGAGTGGAACAACTGCTCCGCTTCCATCTGACGCGAGTAATACCGGGTGAACAGTTGGCGACCGCTGTCTGGGCTATCGGCGAGGTTCTCGTCGATCTGACGGCTGCTGAGCCCGTACGGCTGCGACAAGGTGATCCATCGCATCAGCCGGCGGAGGTCGAAGTTCGATTCCGCAAAGTGCTCCGACAAACGATCCAACAGTTCTGGATGCGAAGCAGGATTGTGCGGTCCCATGTCGTCGACCGGCTGAGTGAAGCCAACACCGAAGAAGTGCTGCCACATTCGATTAACAGTCGCCTTCGGGAACTGATCGGAGTTGACGATCAACTGGGCCAACTCTTGCCGCCGATCAACTTCGGAGACATTCCCAGAGCGTGGGATCGTGGTGCCATCGACAAACTCGGGGTAGGCGACCTTCAAGAGGCCGTTGGGTTGTTCATAGTAAACTTCGCCCGAGTCCGACTGACGCGTCTTCGAGAAGTCTTGGTTGACGATCGCCAGCTGGCCGCTGTCGCTTTCCTTCGCCAGCTTGGTTTGACGGAAGAAGGCATTCAGTCCCCAGAACTGCTGCTGACTCCAGCCGGTGGTCGGATGGTTGTGGCATTCGGCACATTGCAGCTGCTGCCCTAGGAAGGCCGAGCAAGTCTTGGCGGTCGCCAGCTTCGCATCGCCGTCGATCATGCTGACCAGGAAGTTGGTCGCCGGGTTGAAGTTCTCGCTGCCAGGACTGGTGGTCCCGGTGGCGGTCAACAGTTGCTGGACCACCTGGTTGTAAGGTTCGTTCTTCTGGAATGCCTTCGACAGATAGCCTTCCAGCGCGGCGCGATCGATCGGGCTGTCGTCGGTCATCCCGCCGGCACGTCCCACCAGCAGGTTCGCGAAGCGAGCGCTCCAGAACGAAGCGAATTCGGCCTGATACTTCTCAGTACCTAGAATTTGATCGACCAGCCACTCTCGCTTGTTATCGCGTCGTTGGCTGACGAAATGTTCGATCTCGTCGACCGTCGGAATTCGGCCGAGGAGTTGCAGGTAAGTACGACGGCAAAATTCGAGATCGGTCGCTTGCGGCGAAGGCTTCACGTTTTCCGCTTGCCAGACCGAGGCGATCGCTTCGTTGATCTCGCCGACGACTTGCTCGTCCGAGAGCTTCAAGCTGCCACGCACACGTGGCGCGACGAACCGCGGCGCAGGCTCGTTCGACTTGGCCAGCGACTTCGGATCAACCGCTTCGACCTCGATCGGCATCTGCGGCTTCATTTCCGGTGTGGTACGCGGATCCTCGACACCCAGGTCGTGTGGATCGGTATGAGAAGCGATCTGCGGAGCAGGCTCCACCCTCGCGTCGGTTTCGCGGGCGCCGCCAGACGGTGTTTTGGTCCCGTCGGCGGCGAGCGGCATGCCTTGCCCTGGCAAAACGTATTGATAGCTGTAGTAGGCGACTCCACCCAGCATCACCAGCAAACACAAACTTAAAGCGAGCGAACCGATCGAAGTGATCAATCGACGCCGCTGAAGCCGTCGTTTGGCGGTGCTCGACTTGGAAGGTGGAAGCTCAATCTCGGCACCATTCGTATCTGCCGAGGTGGTCGCGGCCGAAACCATCGAAAGCGGAGCCTTCGCGTGACCGTTGGTCTGGGAAGGCTTGCTGCCGGTTTGCCGCTGCTGGTGCGTCTTGAGAATGCGCGCAGTAAGATCCGGCATCTGCTGCTGGCCCAGCAGTTCCTCAAGCAGAGGATCGATGATCGGATCTTGGTCGTTCATGATTCTTCTTTAAGTTTGAACTCGATGCAGTCCCGCAGTTGCTGCTTGGCACGCTGCATCAGGTTCTTGGCGCCGTGCTCGCCAATTTCTAAGGCGTCGGCGATTTCGCTTCGCGATTTATGATCTTGAAAACGCATCTGCAGGGCCATCCGGGCCCGTTCTGTCAGCCCTTCCAGGCAGTCGGCTAGAAACTCTAACAACTCTTCCGGCTTGCGATCGTCACTTGCGACCCAGAACTGGTCGATGTTTTCCACCGCCTGGATATTGGTTTGCCGTCCTTCACGACGACGCCGATCAATCAGCAGGTTTCGGGCGACAGTCCTAAGAAACCCCCTGGTGGCAGCATCCGTCAGCTGCTCGAACGGCTTTTCCAGGACCTTCAAAAAAGTTTCCTGGGTCAAGTCTTCCGCTTCTTGAGGTGAACACCCCCAAGATCGCAAATATCGCCACACGCTAAGTTGATGGTCGGCAACAAGTTGCGCGATATCAACCGCAGGCGTTTCGTGTTGCGGAAGGTCTTTCATTAAGAAATAACGTCGTCTGGCGGGGAAAAGTACTCAGAAAGCCATGTCAGTAAACAAGATTCGCACCGCTGGCGGGTAACTGTTCCAGTCTATCTCGAAATCGCGCGAAAAGATCGCATTCTCCCTCAGTTGAAGGGGGCATCGCCACCATCATGGATTGCCAGCGAAGGGATGCCTGCGACTGATAGCAGGGTCCAACTTGAGGATTTTTCGCGGATCTTCGCAAATTAGGTCCGATTCGTCAGAGATTGCCCTTGTTGGAAATCGGCCATCCAACGACATTGTCCCGGCGTTTTTCCGCCCCGCCTGGTCAGGACGGCCAGAAGCGAAAAGCCAGGACCAACCCCCGCAGGTCCAATCGATACAAGACTGCCCCATAAAGGCAACGACAGTTCTCGCTCCAAGGAGGGATGCGATGAAGGTGGCAAGCTCGCTACTACTACTCTTCCTGCTCGCGACTCCGGTCGCGGCGGCCGACACCGTTCTGTACTGTTTCACCGCCGACTGGTGCGTCTATTGTCATCAAATGAAGCCGGTCATCGGTCGACTGCAACAGTCTGGCCATCCGGTTCAAGTGATCGATCGGGACCAGCAACCGCAGATGGCTCAGCAAATGGGCGTTCGCGGGCTGCCGTACTTCGTCCTGGTCTCGAATAACCAAATCGTTGATTCGGTCGAAGGTGCCACCTCGTACGACCGCCTGGCCCGCATGTTCCGCGTGGCCAAGCCAGAAGTCCCAGCACCTCCCCAAGCGATTCCTGCTCAAGCGGCCGCTCCGCTCGGCTCGGCCACTGGTTTAGCTCGCGGCCAATCGCCGCACGTCGGCGCCGTGCAGCCTGCTGTTTATGGTCAGCCGGCCGCTCCCCAAGCAGCCGCCAACCCTGGCAACGTTCAAGCGTTGGCGATGCAGGCCAGCGTGAAACTGAAAGTGTCAGACCCGGACGGCCACTCGTACGGCAGCGGTACCGTGGTGCATAGCCAAGGTAACGAATGCCTGGTGCTGACCTGTGCTCACTTGTTCCGCGATTCCCAGGGCCAAGGCCCACTCGAAGTGCTGACCTTTCAGGACTCGGAAGCAGGCAGCAGCGTGCCAGGTAAGGTCCTGGTTTACGACCTCGATCGTGACGTCGCCCTGGTGGCGATTCGCACGCAGTCGCCGATCACACCAATGCAGATCGCCGGCGAAAATCATCAACTACAAGTCGGCCAACAAGCCTTCAGCGTTGGCTGCGATAATGGCGGTCCGCGCAACCTTTATCAGTCGCGGATCAACAGCTTGAACCGCTATGTCGGTCATGCCAACGTGCAGGCCGCCGGAGCACCTACTGTCGGTCGCAGCGGTGGTGGCCTCTTTACTCCAGAAGGGCAACTGGTTGGCGTTTGCAATGCCGCCGACGACGAAGATAACGAAGGGATCTACGCGGCAATTCCTACGATTTATGCCGTACTGCATAAAGCAAACCTGGCTCACTTGTTCAGCAAGCCTAACCCGGTTCAACTTGCTTCGGCGTCGGCTCCGTTGGCTTCGCCAGAACCTCGCTCGATGCCTGTGACTCCGCCATCGAACTTCCCTGGCAACCCGGCCGTTCGTCCAATCCCAAGCAGCCCTTCGGTTCCAGCTTCGGCACCGGTCAATGCGATCACTAGCGGTGGCGGCAATATCGATGCGATGCAGGGGCTCAGCCAGGTAGAGCGGGAGATGCTGCACTATCTGCGCGGGCAGAAGGGTGGTGCCGAGGTGACGGTGGTCCTTCGATCGAAGGATAACCCCACGGCCCAGCCGGCTGTCTTTACGCTTCCTGGGCAGCCTTCGCAGGAATTTCTACGCCAAGCTTCAAAAAACGATGGGCGTCCTGGCCCGATCATGCGAGGCCAAAGTCGCTAGGCCTACTCCGATAGCGGGAGGCCCCCTGCCATTGGTGGGAAATTATTTACTGGATAGTCGCTTTGTAACGATTGATAGTTTTTAAGGCGAAATCTTACTACGGCATTCCGAATGCCGAACCACGCGGTAGTTGGTTGAAACGTATGCTTTTGAGGTAGGTGGACATTCCCCCTACTTCGTTCTAATTACGTTTCCGCTAATGGTTGGGCCGTGTTAGTTTTCCTTCTGTTCTCCGTCGTCAATCTGTGCGTGGGTTTCGGTGCCGCAGTCCTTTTGGGCTATGGCCCTCGACCATGGTACGCCTTATTCCTGCCATCTGGCGGTGACGAGGTCGTGCAGATCGATGCTTTGGACGGCGAGGCCGAGTCGGCTGAAAAGGCAGAAGCGGAAGAGCCACAAGCTCCGAAGCCGGAACCCAAGAAGCCCCCCGTCGTCAGCCACCCATTCCCAGAAATGAACGAACCGGAAGATGCTCCGGAACCAGAGCCCACACCAGCGCCACCTTCGATCGAAGATGTGGTTAGTGCGGCCGAGCTCGAATCACTAACGGTTGAAGAAGAAGCCGAACAACCGGTTGCCGAAGTGAAAGATGAGCCAAAGGTTTCGGCTCCTCCCGCAGCCGCTGCGGAAGCTGCCGACGACGAAGAGCACGAACTGGAAGACTTCCTCGCTGGTCGCCGCGAAGAACCCAAGAACCAAGAGCCAACCAACGAAGAAGCGTCCGCGGTCGCATCGGCGGACGATATCGCTTCGATGTTCGCCTCGGCCCAGGGCTCTGCCGGACCGAAAGAAAACGACGAAACTAAGAAGGAATCGCCAGCGGCAGCCAAAGCTGTGGCGAACGAGCCTGAAGAAGCCGAATCGTCAGAGGACGCCGAGGCCAAAGCGGAAGAGGCCGAAGAAGACTTCGAGGACAAACCGCTCGATCAAGACGACATCGCGGCGTTGTTCAACAGCTAAGCTGCTCCGCTTAGCGGAAGATCTCTTTCTCGTGAAAATCTCCTTGGGGACTCATCCCCTTCTTGAGCGCCTCGCGTAGCAGGTCCTCGCCATCGCCTCGCAGCGCAAACACGGGGAAGCCAGGACTGACGTACTCGTTCCAGTATTGTTGATAGACTTCGACTGTCTCTTTGTTTCTCGCCAGCACATTGGGCACCGCGTGGACGGTCACCGTCTTGTCGACCGACTTCTCGAAATACTGTCCCAAGACCTTGGGAAGCATCTGCGAGAACCAGTTGCCTTTCACGAACTTCAGCTTCCGCGGGATGATGTAGCGTGGTCGATTGAGCGGGCCGAGTGCCTCGTGCAGCGCCGTAACAAAAACGCGGCTATCTTCGTCGTTGGCATCTTCCAGCAGGACACGAACATAGCCACCGGCACGTGACTTGGCGAGGACGTGCGGAGCCGATTTGAGCATGTCGAGCTGCACCATCGTACGGGCAATCGCTTCGCCGATCGCTTGCACCAGCGACTCGCTCGACCAGGGCTCCTTCGCCCCAGGGAAAGGCGGAAAGCCACCTTGCTCGCGCGGTGCTTCGTTGATGCGCATCTCGAGCGTATGATTCGGATTGCCTTCGTAAGGCGTACCGATCTTCCACAAGCCACGCGTCTCTCGGCGTCGCGTCACGCGCTGCAGCATATCCCGATTCAGATCACGGACCGAGCCTTCCAGCAGTTCCGGTCGCAGTTCGGTGAGCGCGGGATGAACGTGACCGACACCTTTCTCGATTACGGCATCGTCGGTCACACCAAAGATGTTTTGATGCTTCTTGATGAAACGGGCATAGTCATCCAGGCCTTTGCTGAATTCCGGAGCGAGGCACACCACGTCCCAGTTGTCGGCCAGTTTCTCCGGCTCTTGCGGATCGAGTCGGAACGATCGGCCGCGCAGCTGACGCACTGTCATGCTGGTGGTGACTGTCGTTAGATCGATCAGCACGTTGATCTTGTTGGCGTCCCAGCCTTCTCCCAGCAAGCCACGCGTCCCGACCAGGCACTTCGTCAAACCGCGTTGAAACAAATCGGTGATCATCTCGACATAAACGCGCGGGCACCAATCGCGACCACTTCCGGAAACGACATGAAAGCCAGTCTCCGCTTCGAAGGTCAACGTTGCTTCGTAGCCGGCATTGGATAGCCACAGCTTGGCGGCTTCCTCGAAGCGAGGTGACAAGTCGTCATCCACGAGAACGCTGGAACCGGTAACGAGAATCGGATTCAATTGATCGAGCTGCGGATCGCTCACCAGCACACGAAAGGCGGCGATCGCTCCGCCTGCTTCGCTGCTGAGCAGGTCTTCGACTTCTGAAATCGTAGCGGAAGTCTTCTCGAAATCGGTCACCACGACTGCCCGGATGGCTTCTCCCATCGCTGCCATTTCCGCGGTCAAAATCGGGACCAACGCGTTGGCTTTCTCGCTGGAATAGGCCAGCACGCGTCCGACCGGAGAAGCACATGCCTGGCAACCCGTTTCGGTGATTTGCACGCCGAGCATCCGCAAGCCAGAGATTACCCGTTCCGCCAAAGCACGATCTTCCGCGTTGGGCGAACGCCGCAAGGCATGCCGTACGTAGCGATCGAGCACCGGGATCACGACCGGAATCTGAGGGACTTCGTCGAGGGGCACTTCGATGACGACCGGCGGGACCTCTTCCGGCAATTTAACTTCGCGGACCTGAAGAAAGACCCGAGCCGCATCGGCGAACTCCGGATCGCGGCGATGGAACGACGCCCAGGTCTTGAAGGTACTGGTCGCATGCCGTCGCGTTTCTAGCGTTTGCAGGAGCCACGGTACCAAGGCTTTGATGCGTGGAGCCTCGTCAGCTGTCTCTGGCTCGACTGCCACAGGAACTTCAAGCGGCGGCGTTTTGGCTGGGGGTTCGTTTTCAGGGATCAGATCGTCGAATGGGTTCTCTTCGTGATAGACCGCTTCGGTTCCACCCACGTGCTGCAGCATCAACGGTTCTTCGGTCAGTGGCTCGTCCTCTTTGCCTTCGACGATCTCGGAAGTGGGGGTCGCTGGCTCGGCTTCGCCATCGTCGGAGGGCTTGGTGCAAACTTGCTCCAGGATCTCTTGCAGGTGATCGTCTGCTTGGGCCACGAAGCGCAGCTCAGCCTCGGAAGGGCGAACGAAGTACGCCAGGTCCTGGTAAGGTGCCAGGAACCCGTCGCGAACCACGGCCGGGACCGGCACATCGTGATCGATCGGTCCGAGGAACTCTTGATACCGCTGAAAGTCGGCCGGCACCTTGCCGTCGCCATCGGGCGGAGTTGCCGTGAGGCCGATCACGATCGGGTTATCGAGATACTGTCGAGCATCCGAAAGCACGCGGCCCCAATGCCCCACCAGGTGATGGCATTCGTCGAGGATCAATAGCCCGACCCCAACGTCGCGCAGTCGCTGCCAGGTCTTCAAGCAAGACTGATGCAGCATCTCGAACGATTGCCCTGCCAGGCCTGCTTCGTCCCGTACACTCTTGCGATAGGCGGACAGGCGTTCGTCGTAGTAGTCGCGATTGTGTTTTTTCAGGTCGCGAATCCAGACCTTCGCTTCGGCTGGATCTTGGGCCTGACCTTTTTCGATCAGGCGATCTTCCCACAACGACATCGCGGCATGATCGAGTCCATCGTCGCCGCGACGTGGCAACGTGACCGCTTGATAGGTGAGCGAGGTCAGAAGCTGCGGTTCTTCCGGATTGGTGCTGACCAGCATTGGCATCGGCCGGTCGGTCTCGAATAGATCGGTCCTGGCCGCCCATTGCGACTGGATGGCCGAGTTCGGACTGAGCACCAGGGCAGGGCGTTTGATCAGTTCCGCCCACAGATAAAGGCCCAGGACCGTTTTGCCAGAGCCGGGCGGGGCAACGATGTGCAGTTGATGCTCGCCGCGCGAGAGCTGCTGCTGAGCGACATCACGAACCTGAAGCTGCGATGGTCGAAGCTGGCCGCGAAATTTGATCTGGGGAAAGGTATCGCTCATGTCGCTTCCGGCCCAAGGTGATAAACATGGTAGTTCCGTGTCATTTTCCTTGCTACGGCCAGAAAGTTGAAGAGGGGCCCCGCATCAGCGAGCCCCCGCTTCTTGATCGCTAAAGTTACTCGGCTAAGTCATCCGTAGTGACCAAGCCCTGCAGTTCCCCCTTCTGATCCTCGGCAATGAAGCGGACTGAACCATCCACATTACCAACCATCGCCCCGTGGAACACCTGTTGGCTGAAGTCCATTGCCAGGAACGCTTCTGGAGAGATATCGGTCGGCTGGGACCACGGGACCGGGTTGCTGGTGTCTTCGACCACCATAACTCGGTTCGGGGCGCCACGCATGACTTCACTCAGCTTGACCCCTCGCTGGGTGTTGATCGCCGTCTTGGGACCTGCCAAGGCGACATAGGTCGTCAAACCCTGGTCCTCGAGTTCTTTCATTGCAGGATTGGTGTAGGCCCATGGCGTTTTCGCGGCAAGCTGGAGGTTGGCAGGACTGTTCCATGGCTGGTCGAAATCGTACTGGTCGTAGAGATAGTTCTCTTCGATGAAGGGCAACAGCAGCGTCCGCCACGAATGCATTGGCTTGCCATCTTCATCGGGAATGTAGGCAGGTGGAAGCGTGCCGTAGGTGTCGTGATAGTTGTGCAGTGCCAGGGCGATCATCTTCATGTTGTTGCTCGACTGCATGCGCTGGGCAGCGAGACGTGCCTGCCCCAAGGCAGGGAACACCACCAACGCAACGAGCCCGGCACAGGTCAGCATCATCGTCCCGATCACGGCGAGCACGACCAGCACAATGACCTTGGCATTTCCACGACGACGAATCATGCAATGGATCCTTTAGCGATACCGAAAAAGATTAGTTGGTCGAATCATCGTCGCAGTACACATACGAACGAATCGAAGGGGAGTCGACGTAGCC
This genomic interval from Bremerella sp. JC817 contains the following:
- a CDS encoding DEAD/DEAH box helicase family protein; translated protein: MSDTFPQIKFRGQLRPSQLQVRDVAQQQLSRGEHQLHIVAPPGSGKTVLGLYLWAELIKRPALVLSPNSAIQSQWAARTDLFETDRPMPMLVSTNPEEPQLLTSLTYQAVTLPRRGDDGLDHAAMSLWEDRLIEKGQAQDPAEAKVWIRDLKKHNRDYYDERLSAYRKSVRDEAGLAGQSFEMLHQSCLKTWQRLRDVGVGLLILDECHHLVGHWGRVLSDARQYLDNPIVIGLTATPPDGDGKVPADFQRYQEFLGPIDHDVPVPAVVRDGFLAPYQDLAYFVRPSEAELRFVAQADDHLQEILEQVCTKPSDDGEAEPATPTSEIVEGKEDEPLTEEPLMLQHVGGTEAVYHEENPFDDLIPENEPPAKTPPLEVPVAVEPETADEAPRIKALVPWLLQTLETRRHATSTFKTWASFHRRDPEFADAARVFLQVREVKLPEEVPPVVIEVPLDEVPQIPVVIPVLDRYVRHALRRSPNAEDRALAERVISGLRMLGVQITETGCQACASPVGRVLAYSSEKANALVPILTAEMAAMGEAIRAVVVTDFEKTSATISEVEDLLSSEAGGAIAAFRVLVSDPQLDQLNPILVTGSSVLVDDDLSPRFEEAAKLWLSNAGYEATLTFEAETGFHVVSGSGRDWCPRVYVEMITDLFQRGLTKCLVGTRGLLGEGWDANKINVLIDLTTVTTSMTVRQLRGRSFRLDPQEPEKLADNWDVVCLAPEFSKGLDDYARFIKKHQNIFGVTDDAVIEKGVGHVHPALTELRPELLEGSVRDLNRDMLQRVTRRRETRGLWKIGTPYEGNPNHTLEMRINEAPREQGGFPPFPGAKEPWSSESLVQAIGEAIARTMVQLDMLKSAPHVLAKSRAGGYVRVLLEDANDEDSRVFVTALHEALGPLNRPRYIIPRKLKFVKGNWFSQMLPKVLGQYFEKSVDKTVTVHAVPNVLARNKETVEVYQQYWNEYVSPGFPVFALRGDGEDLLREALKKGMSPQGDFHEKEIFR
- a CDS encoding DUF1549 domain-containing protein, with amino-acid sequence MNDQDPIIDPLLEELLGQQQMPDLTARILKTHQQRQTGSKPSQTNGHAKAPLSMVSAATTSADTNGAEIELPPSKSSTAKRRLQRRRLITSIGSLALSLCLLVMLGGVAYYSYQYVLPGQGMPLAADGTKTPSGGARETDARVEPAPQIASHTDPHDLGVEDPRTTPEMKPQMPIEVEAVDPKSLAKSNEPAPRFVAPRVRGSLKLSDEQVVGEINEAIASVWQAENVKPSPQATDLEFCRRTYLQLLGRIPTVDEIEHFVSQRRDNKREWLVDQILGTEKYQAEFASFWSARFANLLVGRAGGMTDDSPIDRAALEGYLSKAFQKNEPYNQVVQQLLTATGTTSPGSENFNPATNFLVSMIDGDAKLATAKTCSAFLGQQLQCAECHNHPTTGWSQQQFWGLNAFFRQTKLAKESDSGQLAIVNQDFSKTRQSDSGEVYYEQPNGLLKVAYPEFVDGTTIPRSGNVSEVDRRQELAQLIVNSDQFPKATVNRMWQHFFGVGFTQPVDDMGPHNPASHPELLDRLSEHFAESNFDLRRLMRWITLSQPYGLSSRQIDENLADSPDSGRQLFTRYYSRQMEAEQLFHSLQMLAKSSPTEGSPIIASLDDRHSWLGQVNQKMGDDEDSETSSLDGGITQSLLLMNGGLMKQATDAQAAVLKKVTASKMSAQEKIDHLFLAALSRRPTKKESVAIKEILNNRQNEATALQDIWWALLNSNEFILDH
- a CDS encoding trypsin-like peptidase domain-containing protein — protein: MKVASSLLLLFLLATPVAAADTVLYCFTADWCVYCHQMKPVIGRLQQSGHPVQVIDRDQQPQMAQQMGVRGLPYFVLVSNNQIVDSVEGATSYDRLARMFRVAKPEVPAPPQAIPAQAAAPLGSATGLARGQSPHVGAVQPAVYGQPAAPQAAANPGNVQALAMQASVKLKVSDPDGHSYGSGTVVHSQGNECLVLTCAHLFRDSQGQGPLEVLTFQDSEAGSSVPGKVLVYDLDRDVALVAIRTQSPITPMQIAGENHQLQVGQQAFSVGCDNGGPRNLYQSRINSLNRYVGHANVQAAGAPTVGRSGGGLFTPEGQLVGVCNAADDEDNEGIYAAIPTIYAVLHKANLAHLFSKPNPVQLASASAPLASPEPRSMPVTPPSNFPGNPAVRPIPSSPSVPASAPVNAITSGGGNIDAMQGLSQVEREMLHYLRGQKGGAEVTVVLRSKDNPTAQPAVFTLPGQPSQEFLRQASKNDGRPGPIMRGQSR
- a CDS encoding DUF1559 domain-containing protein, which encodes MIRRRGNAKVIVLVVLAVIGTMMLTCAGLVALVVFPALGQARLAAQRMQSSNNMKMIALALHNYHDTYGTLPPAYIPDEDGKPMHSWRTLLLPFIEENYLYDQYDFDQPWNSPANLQLAAKTPWAYTNPAMKELEDQGLTTYVALAGPKTAINTQRGVKLSEVMRGAPNRVMVVEDTSNPVPWSQPTDISPEAFLAMDFSQQVFHGAMVGNVDGSVRFIAEDQKGELQGLVTTDDLAE
- a CDS encoding transketolase: MIVPASSDQQTQIASNIRKWILNSTHRAGSGHPTSSLSAVELMVALFFDGNFRYDIDHPQYANNDRLIFSKGHASPLFYALWCAADAIDEDDLMTYRQFDSVLEGHPTSRFAYTEAATGSLGQGLSIGAGMALAAKYLDQLPYRTYVLIGDSELAEGSQWEAIEIAAHYRLNNLIGILDVNRLGQRGETMEGYHLDVYRRRLDAFGWNTILIPNGHDIGEVSKAYRQAAELTDRPTMIIARTIKGKGVSFLENENGWHGKTLDDDQLAEALRELGEIPDVRGELKEPQRAEFPKIQASDPPSFHYERGEQVATRTAYGNALARLGDSRMDLVALDGEVSNSTRAEFFQEKYPERYFEMFIAEQNMVGTALGMALRGRVPFVSTFAAFLTRAFDQIRMARYSNPNLKFVGSHAGVEIGPDGPSQMGLEDLAMFRTIMDAAILYPCDAVATERCVEQLANSEGIGYLRTTRGKLPVIYDDKEQFPIGGSKTLRESDDDEVTLISAGATLHQCLAAEEELRADGLAVRVIDLYSIQPLDLDTLRVASEETSLLITVEDHFAAGGIGEAVTAALSDQPTPIRSLAVTVRPRSGKTDELFDLEGISKANIVKVVREALATQTEVQVG
- a CDS encoding sigma-70 family RNA polymerase sigma factor — encoded protein: MKDLPQHETPAVDIAQLVADHQLSVWRYLRSWGCSPQEAEDLTQETFLKVLEKPFEQLTDAATRGFLRTVARNLLIDRRRREGRQTNIQAVENIDQFWVASDDRKPEELLEFLADCLEGLTERARMALQMRFQDHKSRSEIADALEIGEHGAKNLMQRAKQQLRDCIEFKLKEES
- a CDS encoding protein-L-isoaspartate(D-aspartate) O-methyltransferase — its product is MDLDQQRDLMLSQLQQRGITSPRVLKAMRDVPREAFVLPDFREDAYADSALPLTHKQTISQPLIVALMAQVLELKPEDCVLEVGTGSGYAATVLGNLCGEVFTVERITDLAITAAETIRQLDIRNVHVRFGDGIKGWPAESPYDAISVAAGGDHVPSALLDQLAIGGRLVIPLGSKPDSLALVRIRKVDKDRYERENFGRVHFVPLLPDTT